The segment GGGCGCTACAGGGGATTAATCAGCGGTAGCTGTACGGTAAATTAAGACGACTCACTACTGGCGGGCGGCTTAAGTGAGGGGGCATTTTAGACAAAAAAAATGGCGCACACTGTGCGCCATTTTCATAACCAGAACTCTTACTTACGGTAAGAGTGAGCCTGGTTGTCCAGACGCTGGTTTGCACGAGCTGCGTCATCTTTAGCAGCCTGAACGTCAGAACGGATTGCGTTCACGTCGTTGCTCAGCTGGTCAACTTTAGCGTTCAGAGTCTGAACGTCGGTAGACAGCTGGTCGATTTTAGCGTTGCTTGAGCAACCAGCCAGCAGAGTTGAACCCAGGATTACCGCGCCCAGTACCAGTTTAGTACGATTCATTATTTATACCCTCTAGATTGAGTTAATCTCCATGTAGCGTTACAAGTATTACACAAAGTATTTTCTAATGAGAATAAATTTTTGATGAGAAGGTGCTTAAATTTGATCGTTCGCTCAAAGAAGCATCGTCTTTGCACTTAAGTACAAAAAAATTAGCTAAAACAGGCGCGTTTAATCGGACACTTCTTAAGTTTATAAAATTTTGAGGGGATAATTTCAGGCAGATGTTTTGTGGTATTTCCAGATGATGACTATAAAAAAAGCGCCACTCGGGCGCTTTTTTAATCTCAAACCCTAATCTGAAATTACAGAACGTGTACGGATGCGGTATTGGTTGTTCCGCTTGGCACCAGGGCACCAGAAACCATCACCACCACATCGCCTTTTTGACCGTAGCCGCTGGCAAGCGCGGCTTCTTTACCCAGGCGGTAAAAGTCATCGGTTGAGGCAATTACGTCGACGACGCTGGTCACAATGCCTTTGCTCAGCAGCAGCTGACGAGCGGTGAGTGCATTGGTGGTCAGCGCGAGAATGGTGGCGTTAGGGAAGTATTTACGCACGGATTTGGCCGATTTACCACCTTCTGTGGCAACCACGATCAGGGGGGCTTCCAGGTTTTCCGCCGTCTCTACCGCGCCACGGCATACTGCTTCAGTAATGCGCATTTTACGGTTGTCATGATGCGAATCGATACGGCTCTTCATAACGCGATCGGTACGTTCGCAGATGGTCGCCATAATGGTGACTGACTCCAGGGGATAACGTCCTTTCGCGCTTTCGCCCGACAGCATGACCGCATCGGTACCATCGAGAATGGCGTTAGCCACGTCGCCTGCCTCCGCACGGGTAGGGCGCGGGTTCTTGATCATCGAATCAAGCATCTGAGTGGCGGTAATAACCACCTTACGTGCGCGGTTACATTTTTTGATCATCATCTTCTGAGCGAAGATAACTTCCTCAACCGGGATCTCAACGCCCAGATCGCCACGCGCAACCATGATGCCGTCGGACGCATCAAGGATTTCGTCGAAGTTATTCAGGCCTTCCTGGTTTTCGATCTTGGAGATGATCTGAATATGCTCGCCGCCGTGCTGCTTAAGATGCTCACGGATCTCCAGCACGTCTGAGCGCTTACGGATAAATGACGCCGCAACAAAATCAACGCCCTGTTCACAACCGAAGATCAGGTCACGCTTGTCTTTTTCGGCCAGCGCAGGCAGCTGGATAGAAACGCCCGGCAGGTTAACGCCTTTGTTTTCACCCAGGTCACCATTGTTAAGGACTTTACAGACCACGGTGTTTTCTGTGACTTCAACCACTTCCATGCCGATCAGGCCGTCATCCACCAGCACGGTATTGCCGATTTTGAGATCTGAGGCAAAACCCGGATAGGTGACCGCAACGCGTTCGGTGTTACCCACCACGGACTGGTCGGTGGTAAAGGTAAAGGTCTGGCCTGCTTTCAGCGCGGCATCGTTGCCACCCTCCAGCTTCATGGTGCGAATTTCCGGGCCTTTCGTGTCCAGCAGGATCGCCGCCTGGTGGCCGGTGTTACTCATTACGGCGCGCAGATTGGCAATGCGTTTGCCGTGCTCTTCATAATCGCCGTGAGAGAAGTTAAGGCGCATTACGTTCATTCCCGCATCCAGCAGGTGAGTCAGCATTTCTTCCGATTCGGTTTTTGGTCCGATAGTACAAACAATTTTGGTCTTTTTCATGACGAGTTATCTATTAAGTTGTAATGGATGTGAGAGTGGCAATCCCGGCGCCGGTAAAAAAGCCCCGGAGAAGAATTTTTGCTTGAGTCGTAAACTGCGGTACAGATTAAGAATAGGTGACAGTAGGGTCGTTTGCAGAGGAAGTTGAGACGCAGTTTCAGCGCATGCGCAGCGAAGGGCGCAGGACGCTATCGTTTTTTGTAAAGGGCCAACCATACGCTGAAACCATTCAAATGAAACAACGTCGGTGATTATAGCGATTCGGGTAGACGAAAACCAACTAAAAAGCATGATCTTATCCGTCAATTATTGCGTTAGCGCATGGTGTTGCGCAATAAAAACGGGCGCAGGGGCGTCACAGCAAGGGACGAGCATAGTGCAAGCGGGAGATTGGTTGAGGGAGAAACACAGAAAAAGGTAACGCAGGAAGTGGCTATCAGGAGTGGTGCGTTCTAGAGGACTCGAACCTCCGACCCCCACCATGTCAAGGTGGTGCTCTAACCAACTGAGCTAAGAACGCATAAATACTGGTGCGTCCGAGTGGACTCGAACCACCGACCCCCACCATGTCAAGGTGGTGCTCTAACCAACTGAGCTACGGACGCACTGTGGTGCGTTCTAGAGGACTCGAACCTCCGACCCCCACCATGTCAAGGTGGTGCTCTAACCAACTGAGCTAAGAACGCATCATTACTGTATTGCTAACAGCGGGGACGAATATTAACGACAGCGTTACCGCCTGGCAAGCAGAATCCGCTTTTTTCTGTGTGACTGCTGCGCAACTGTGCGAAGCGCAGCATATTTAAGCATGCCTGCACAAAAAATGTCGGAAAATTAGTGTGCTGCACGTGCCAGAATCCGCTCGGCTGGCTGACGCTGCAGGCGGCGGATACGCCAGACCATCATGATTGCAGCGGAGGTCAGACCGATGATAAACCCCATCCAGAAACCCGCCGGGCCCAGCGGTGAAACCACCCAGTCTGTCATCGCCAGCACATACCCACAGGGCAGGCCGAGCACCCAATAAGCCGTAAAGGTGATAAAGAAGATCGAACGCGTATCTTTGTAACCGCGCAGAATGCCACTGCCAATCACCTGGATTGAATCGGAAATCTGATACACCGCAGCCAGCAGCATCAGCTGAGCGGCCAGCGTAACCACGGCCGGATTATCGTTGTAAAGCAGCGCTATCTGCTCGCGAAACATCACGGTAAACAATGCGGTCATACAGGCCATGGTTATCCCGACGCCCTGTGCCGTCCAGGCGGACACCCGAGCCGCGTCGGCCGATCCCTGCCCAAGCCGGAAGCCCACGCGGATCGTCGTCGCCACGCCCAGTGAAAGCGGCATAACGAACATTAACGAACTGAAATTCAGCGCGATCTGATGCCCGGCAACCTCGACGATCCCCATGGGGGAGACCAGCAGCGCGACAACCGCGAACAGCGTGACCTCGAAAAACAGCGCCAGCGCAACCGGCAGGCCTAATGTAAACAGACGCCAGAGCACTGTGCTATCTGGCGCACTCAGGCGCGTCGGCAGACGGATATCACGCATTGAATGCGCGCGGTGGATCCAGAGTTTCATTACCACAAACATTACCCAGTAGACCGAAGCCGTCGCCACTCCACAGCCCACGCCGCCCAGCGCGGGCATGCCAAAATGGCCATAGATAAAGATATAGTTAACCGGGATATTTACCATCAAACCCAGGAAGCCAATAATCATGCCGGGCAGGGTTTTAGCCAGTCCTTCGCACTGATTGCGCGCCACCTGAAAGAACAGATAGCCTGGCGCGCCCCACAGCAGCGCATGCAGATAGCCTGTCGCTTTGTCCGCCAGCGTCGGGTCAATATTGTGCATGCTGCGAATGACAAAACCGGCGTTATAAAGCAGCACCATCACCACGGCGGCCGCCACCGCCGCCAGCCAGTATGCCTGGCGTACCTGATGCGCAATGCGCTCCCGACGACCCGAACCATTATACTGCGCCACCACCGGCGTCAGTGACAGCAGCAAACCGTGTCCAAAGAGAATGGCGGGCAGCCAGATTGAGGTGCCCACGGCAACCGCGGCCATATCCGTGGCGCTAACAGCGCCGGCCATAATCGTATCGACGAATCCCATAGCGGACTGAGCCACCTGAGCAAAGATCACTGGGATCGCCAGCGCTAATAACTGACGCGCCTCAATAAGGTACTTCTGCACACGAACACCTGTTTATATTTATGTAGAAGGGAGCCTGGCTGCCGCAATATCGCACTGAACACCGCGTTTAACAGCAGGGCTGGCCGATCAGTGTAATGTTCGCAGAGCAAATAGCCAATCTTAGCCGGAAAAATAGCGCAGACTGTCGGAGTAAAAAAACCGTGGGCGTTTGGATTTACGCGTAAGCCAGGGCAAACTAACAGGTAGAATACTCTATTTGAGGTGATAACCATGTTTACCGGTATTGTGCAGGGCACCGCCGAACTGCTCGCGATTGACGATAAGCCTAATTTCCGCACCCACACCGTGCGACTTCCGCCCGACATGCTGCCAGGTCTGGAGTTGGGCGCGTCCGTTTCTCATAATGGCTGTTGCCTGACGGTGACGGAAATAAACGGCGACCGGGTAAATTTCGATCTGGTCAAAGAGACGCTGCGCATCACTAATCTGGGCGATCTCAGTATTGGCGATTACGTCAACGTCGAGCGGGCAGCAAAATTCAGTGATGAAATTGGTGGTCATCTCATGTCTGGCCATATTATGACCACGGCAGAGATTTGCAAAATTCTTATCTCAGAAAATAACCGCGAAATCTGGTTTAAACCGCGTGATGCGGAGCAGATGAAATATATCCTGCATAAAGGATTTGTTGGCATTGATGGAATAAGCCTGACGATTGGAGAAGTGACAAAAACCCGTTTCTGCGTACACCTTATTCCTGAAACGCTGGCGAGGACCACGCTGGGGGCCAAACGTCTGGGGGATCGCGTAAATATTGAAATCGATCCGCACACTCAGGCGATCGTTGAAACCGTCGAACGCGTACTGGCACAGCGTGACGCCCTGCTTAGCCAGGCTGTCGCTCAGGACGCCCCAGAACCACGCTAAACCGCCTGTAAGCTATAGCTGATAAAAGCGCCGTAGCGAAATGACAGGCATAAAAAGGCCGGCGTAAATAACGCCGGCCTTTTAGCGGACCAGGATTAATGTGGGACGCGAAGTCCCCCTTCAATTCCGTGGGTAAACATCACCTGCCAGAGCTGCATATGGCGTGCACGAAAGGCCCCTGCACAGGCATTAAGATAATAAATAAACATGCGTTTAAAGCGCTCACCGTACTTTTCTGAAAGCTCAGGCCACACTGCAAGAAAACGATCAATCCACGCCATCAGCGTGGTGTCATAGTCCGGGCCGAAATTATGCCAGTCTTCCATAACGAAGTGAGGTTCGCTGGCCTCAGCAATATGGCTTACCGAGGGCAGGCGACCATTAGGGAATATATATCTGTCCAGCCAGGGATCAACATTCTCGCCGGTCGTATTCGCCCCAATGGTATGCAGCAGGAAAAGCCCATCCGGCTTAAGATTTCGGTTCACCACGTTAAAGTAGGTGGCGTAATTCTTAGGGCCGACATGTTCAAACATCCCCACGGAAACAATCCGATCGTACTGTTCATTCAGATCGCGGTAGTCCTGTAAAAGGATAGTGACATCCAATCCTTCACAGCGCTGCTGAGCCATTTTTTGCTGTTCGGCAGAGATAGTGACGCCAGAAACGCGAACGCCATAGTGACGCGCTGCATATTCTGCCAGCCCGCCCCAGCCGCAGCCGATATCCAGAAGGGACATACCGGGCGCTAATTGCAGCTTTTCGCAAATCATTTTTAATTTTGCATTCTGCGCATCCTCCAGCGTCCGGGCTTCCTTCCAGTAACCGCAGGAGTACTGCATATGGGAATCAAGCATCAGAGAAAACAGATCGTTGCCGAGGTCGTAATGTTCCTTTCCTACTATCCACGCGCGCTTTCTTGACTGCTGATTGGTTAGTCTTGCGGCGGCAATACGTAAGGTATCTTTGAAATGATGGGGGAGTTTCTCATCGAGCTTCGCCAGTAATACGCGATGAAAGAACATGTCCATTCTTTCACACTCCCACCAGCCATCCATATAGCT is part of the Erwinia sp. HDF1-3R genome and harbors:
- a CDS encoding major outer membrane lipoprotein, coding for MNRTKLVLGAVILGSTLLAGCSSNAKIDQLSTDVQTLNAKVDQLSNDVNAIRSDVQAAKDDAARANQRLDNQAHSYRK
- a CDS encoding MATE family efflux transporter, giving the protein MQKYLIEARQLLALAIPVIFAQVAQSAMGFVDTIMAGAVSATDMAAVAVGTSIWLPAILFGHGLLLSLTPVVAQYNGSGRRERIAHQVRQAYWLAAVAAAVVMVLLYNAGFVIRSMHNIDPTLADKATGYLHALLWGAPGYLFFQVARNQCEGLAKTLPGMIIGFLGLMVNIPVNYIFIYGHFGMPALGGVGCGVATASVYWVMFVVMKLWIHRAHSMRDIRLPTRLSAPDSTVLWRLFTLGLPVALALFFEVTLFAVVALLVSPMGIVEVAGHQIALNFSSLMFVMPLSLGVATTIRVGFRLGQGSADAARVSAWTAQGVGITMACMTALFTVMFREQIALLYNDNPAVVTLAAQLMLLAAVYQISDSIQVIGSGILRGYKDTRSIFFITFTAYWVLGLPCGYVLAMTDWVVSPLGPAGFWMGFIIGLTSAAIMMVWRIRRLQRQPAERILARAAH
- the pykF gene encoding pyruvate kinase PykF; this encodes MKKTKIVCTIGPKTESEEMLTHLLDAGMNVMRLNFSHGDYEEHGKRIANLRAVMSNTGHQAAILLDTKGPEIRTMKLEGGNDAALKAGQTFTFTTDQSVVGNTERVAVTYPGFASDLKIGNTVLVDDGLIGMEVVEVTENTVVCKVLNNGDLGENKGVNLPGVSIQLPALAEKDKRDLIFGCEQGVDFVAASFIRKRSDVLEIREHLKQHGGEHIQIISKIENQEGLNNFDEILDASDGIMVARGDLGVEIPVEEVIFAQKMMIKKCNRARKVVITATQMLDSMIKNPRPTRAEAGDVANAILDGTDAVMLSGESAKGRYPLESVTIMATICERTDRVMKSRIDSHHDNRKMRITEAVCRGAVETAENLEAPLIVVATEGGKSAKSVRKYFPNATILALTTNALTARQLLLSKGIVTSVVDVIASTDDFYRLGKEAALASGYGQKGDVVVMVSGALVPSGTTNTASVHVL
- a CDS encoding riboflavin synthase subunit alpha, with product MFTGIVQGTAELLAIDDKPNFRTHTVRLPPDMLPGLELGASVSHNGCCLTVTEINGDRVNFDLVKETLRITNLGDLSIGDYVNVERAAKFSDEIGGHLMSGHIMTTAEICKILISENNREIWFKPRDAEQMKYILHKGFVGIDGISLTIGEVTKTRFCVHLIPETLARTTLGAKRLGDRVNIEIDPHTQAIVETVERVLAQRDALLSQAVAQDAPEPR
- the cfa gene encoding cyclopropane fatty acyl phospholipid synthase, translated to MSSSCIEEVSLEENQWYRIVQEMLRSADIDVNGTRPWDIQVTNPAFFKRVLQEGSLGLGESYMDGWWECERMDMFFHRVLLAKLDEKLPHHFKDTLRIAAARLTNQQSRKRAWIVGKEHYDLGNDLFSLMLDSHMQYSCGYWKEARTLEDAQNAKLKMICEKLQLAPGMSLLDIGCGWGGLAEYAARHYGVRVSGVTISAEQQKMAQQRCEGLDVTILLQDYRDLNEQYDRIVSVGMFEHVGPKNYATYFNVVNRNLKPDGLFLLHTIGANTTGENVDPWLDRYIFPNGRLPSVSHIAEASEPHFVMEDWHNFGPDYDTTLMAWIDRFLAVWPELSEKYGERFKRMFIYYLNACAGAFRARHMQLWQVMFTHGIEGGLRVPH